The genomic interval CTACACCATTGCTCTTGCCTACGCCGGCACcggcaacaacaaggccaTTCAGCGACTGCTGCACATTGCTGTTTCTGATGCCTCTGATGACGTGCGACGAGCAGCTGTCATTTCGCTGGGTTTCATCCTTCTGCGTAACTACACTGCCGTCCCCCGAATGGTCGAGCTGCTGTCCGAGTCGCACAACCCCCACGTGCGGTACGGAACTGCCCTGGCCCTCGGTATTTCGTGTGCAGGCACAGGTCTCAAGGAGGCGGTGGAGGTGCTTGAGCCTCTGACTAAGGACCCCGCAGACTTTGTGCGACAGGGTGCTCTTGTGGCTCTCGCCATGATCCTCATCCAGCAGAATGAGAAGATGAGTCCTCGAGTCAAGACTGCCCGGGAGACCTTTGCTCATGCCATTGCCTCCAAGCACGAGGACCCCATGGTCAAGTTTGGTGCTGCTCTAGCTCAGGGTATCATTGATGCCGGAGGTCGAAATGTGACCATTGCTCTTGAGAACCCCCAGACTGGGTCTCTTAACATGAAGGCCATTGTCGGTCTGGTTGTCTTCTCGCAGTTCTGGTACTGGTTCCCCTACACCCACTTCCTGTCTCTGTCATTCAGCACCACTGCTGTCACCGGAGTCAACGAGGACCTCAAGATCCCCCAGTTTGACTTTGTCACCTCTCACAAGCCCTCCTACTTTGGCtaccctcctcctgccgaggaggtggttgaCAAGGCTCCCGAAAAGGTTGCCACCGCCGTTCTCTCTACCACAGCTCGTGCCAAGGCTcgggccaagaagaacgagaAGGATAAGGCTGACAAGATGGAAgttgaggagaagcccgAGGAGCCCTCCTCCGCCGCTGCAGCATCTTCAAAGcctgccaaggaggccaaggtggacgaggacgCTGATAAGCGAATCCCCGGTCAGAAGAAGTGGCGTCTTGCCAACTTAACACGAGTGCTGCCTTCCCAGCTCAAGTATATTTCGTTTCCTGAGGAGAACCGGTTTGTGCCCATTCGAAAGTTGCATTctgttggtggagttgtggtTCTGAGAGACCAGGAGAAGGGCAAGGGCGGCAAGAAGCCTCAGTTCATCAAGACGGTCCGACAGATCAACAATCCTTTTGAtgatgaggacgacgaggctCCTCTGCCCGAGCCTTTCAAGTACGTCGAGGAGACCGAGTAAGCATATTGGTAATGATTGTTGGAGAACCGAGCAAGGGCGTAGAGTGCCTGTAGATGGAGCGCACAAATGACTGGGCGTGTACACTGTTGTTGTGCAGTTGTAACCAATATATAAAGAACAGCTTGCAATGGAAGGTGCAATAGAACATGGAGTTGAAAACTAGACGACGAGAAAAGCGGGATTGAACGAAGTCCCTTCTATTGTAATGTGTTGCCACTGGTCCATGATATCGACGGCACTTCTCTTCAGCTAGATCCAACGTAAACATGACTACACTGGGCCAACTCATAAACGAGTCAGCAGCAAGACCCTAAGTATCAGCTGCCTGAAAAGGAGTGGCTCGGTGGCTCGTTATCTCATGTTCGATTCATATGAATCTGTTCGCACATACCGGTAAAAGTACAGACAGCATGTAATCAAGAGACTACTTTCGAAACGAGCCAGTCGCTGTTGGTCTTTCACTAGTAAAGAATATCTGAAGAGAcgcagtacagtatttactCGTGTTCCCATGCCTGGGTACAAGAGATGGACCGATAAGCAGTAGCTCTTTTACTACATCTACGCGTACAGATTCACTTGGCCACTCCATCTGTCAGCAGCCGGTCTGCTATTACTTGCCTTGTACTTTTGCTCGTTCAATATGCATAAATTATCTATTGTCTCTGCTGAAATCTGGAGATAGCAGGAGACACGTACTCCTCCACATATCCCTCCTCCAGTCGTCGCTTTTTGTTCTCTCGCATTCGTCGCTCTCGCTCCTGAAGCTGCTCCAGTCGCATCTGCCGCTCGTCCACCACacccttctttttcttcttttgcAGCTCCTTGCTGACGGCCgtctcctcgtcggccaGATGGGGTTGCAGCTCGGGCATGTCGTCGTCCGACTCTTGTGCCCGCTTCTTGTTGGGCTCCgtgatctcctccatctgctcTCGGGCCGTCTTTCGTCGCCGGTCCTTGTCCATGGCGATTCGTCCAATGTCTTCGGGATCCATGGTGATCATCTCGGGCTGGAGCTTCTGCAGCAGTGTTcgcacctcctcctctcgtcGCTGGTGTCGCGTCTGGTAAGGGTTGACTTCCAGAGCGTCAAAGTTGGCCTCTCCGGCTCCGGGAATGATGAGTGAAGAGAAGCCCTCGGAGTGGCCTACTCCAAGGATGTCTTCAAACGGCACAAACTGCGCGCTGCTCACCTTCCAGTCGGGATGCATGTTGTGTTGCATATAGGGCTGCTTGGGTCGAGGAGCAGATTGCACGTCCTTCCACACGGTGATGGTGTTTCCGTGGCCCACAGAAAGCAGGTTGGAGTCAGACCAGTTAACCGTCTGGGGCGCCACCTTGGTTCGGGGCAGACGCAGCACCTCCTTGTAGGTGTTTCTGATATCCCAGACCTTGACGGACGAGTCGGAGCCAGCCGTGGCCAGGTATCGTCCTGATCGGTCGACAGAAACGTCGTTCACGGGGCCTCGATGGGCCAGCATCTTGACCAGAGGCTCGTCCACGTTGGGCGACCACATGGTCACGGTTCCGTTGGAGTGGCCGAGATTCATGATGGCATTATAGGGGTTCTGGCACTGGG from Yarrowia lipolytica chromosome 1F, complete sequence carries:
- a CDS encoding uncharacterized protein (Compare to YALI0F09856g, similar to Saccharomyces cerevisiae UTP7 (YER082C); ancestral locus Anc_7.275, similar to uniprot|P40055 Saccharomyces cerevisiae YER082c and DEHA0B10747g Debaryomyces hansenii): MSEAPKKKPAWKTARNKELRKDLKRVESHTQEAKEAAKKTEMLLLEEQGFLEAENEMEATHKVTQEEIKASVDISTKKKAYDLKLPDFGPYDINFTRTGRKLLIGGRKGHVAAFDWREGRLQFELNLNETVRAVQWLHNDQYFAVAQKRNVFIYDHQGSEVHRLKQQIEMTNLDFLPYHYLLVSSGLTSMLFYQDVSIGKQVAAFKTRLGPTTSQCQNPYNAIMNLGHSNGTVTMWSPNVDEPLVKMLAHRGPVNDVSVDRSGRYLATAGSDSSVKVWDIRNTYKEVLRLPRTKVAPQTVNWSDSNLLSVGHGNTITVWKDVQSAPRPKQPYMQHNMHPDWKVSSAQFVPFEDILGVGHSEGFSSLIIPGAGEANFDALEVNPYQTRHQRREEEVRTLLQKLQPEMITMDPEDIGRIAMDKDRRRKTAREQMEEITEPNKKRAQESDDDMPELQPHLADEETAVSKELQKKKKKGVVDERQMRLEQLQERERRMRENKKRRLEEGYVEEYVSPAISRFQQRQ